From the Roseibium salinum genome, one window contains:
- a CDS encoding J domain-containing protein, with the protein MSVWTSIGSIVSAVGTGGAQIVDRLVQLVLARPEGTNSVGFTVAMIALSAKMAKADGVVTTDEVLAFRELFDVPRSEEKNVARLFNLAQADVAGFEVYAKKLADLFPYDHKTLLDILDGLFHIAKADGVVHESEIGYLSRVAEVFGLSEREFAKVLARHVRGDGNPYDVLGIGPGASVAELKAQYRREVQETHPDRLIARGVPEEFVRIANDRLVALNQAWAQICAERGI; encoded by the coding sequence GTGAGCGTCTGGACCAGTATCGGCAGTATCGTGAGCGCGGTTGGAACGGGCGGTGCGCAGATCGTCGACCGTCTTGTCCAGCTCGTGCTGGCACGCCCCGAGGGGACCAACAGTGTCGGCTTCACGGTCGCAATGATCGCTCTCTCCGCGAAGATGGCGAAAGCCGACGGTGTCGTGACCACCGACGAAGTCCTTGCTTTCAGGGAGTTGTTCGACGTCCCGCGCAGCGAGGAGAAGAACGTTGCCAGATTGTTCAACCTGGCCCAGGCGGACGTGGCCGGATTTGAGGTTTATGCCAAGAAGCTTGCCGATCTTTTCCCCTATGACCACAAGACGTTGCTCGACATCCTCGATGGGCTTTTTCACATTGCCAAGGCTGACGGCGTCGTTCACGAGAGCGAAATAGGCTATCTTTCGAGAGTGGCCGAAGTCTTCGGGCTGAGCGAACGCGAGTTCGCAAAAGTGCTGGCCCGGCATGTACGGGGAGACGGCAATCCTTACGATGTGCTTGGCATCGGACCGGGGGCGAGTGTGGCGGAACTGAAGGCGCAGTACCGACGCGAGGTGCAGGAAACCCATCCGGATCGTCTGATTGCCAGAGGGGTTCCGGAGGAATTCGTCAGGATTGCAAATGACCGTCTCGTGGCACTCAACCAGGCTTGGGCGCAGATCTGCGCGGAAAGAGGTATATGA
- a CDS encoding sensor histidine kinase, producing the protein MHFIHGNFEPTELLKCLASSVPQGLSIIDKELNLVLVSQTALKLLGISYDLLQEDRSLENVFRFNAKRGDYGPGDPDEQVQQRLELARKFLPHDFVRGRPDGTVLRIQGSPMENGGFITIYTDVTKEHEQEKALQIGRDHLMISLKERTSELEANRDLLLNSINGIKDGLSIADPDGRVILANNKMREIYPELPRLLAKNAHVSEVIRSLFPGDPHWSLDELADDQNMWSERKFPDGRWYRATRTRTDDGGMLCVYSDITTYKEQQSVLQSHTDELVRHLRKEKEVNEMQREFVSMASHEFRTPLAIIDSNAQRMLRKVERLEPGTIVERLGNIRESVERMQYLINRFLNFSQSQSVGMEVEVEPVALRDLVKTVCGRQQTLARMHKFHVDVDWLPEQMEVDRKLIEQSISNLISNAVKYSPDNSRIYVIGSEMGDHAVITVRDEGVGIPSDELPNIFKRYFRASTSSGIAGTGIGLNMTRMVVQKHGGTIEVDSEVGKGTTVTVTIPKTQQKVRKMLAEAN; encoded by the coding sequence ATGCACTTTATTCACGGCAATTTTGAACCAACCGAACTCCTCAAGTGCCTGGCCTCATCGGTCCCTCAAGGGCTGTCAATCATCGACAAGGAGCTCAACCTGGTGCTGGTCAGCCAGACCGCACTGAAACTCCTGGGCATTTCGTATGACCTTCTGCAGGAAGACCGCAGCCTGGAAAACGTCTTTCGGTTCAATGCAAAGCGCGGAGATTACGGCCCCGGCGACCCGGATGAACAAGTGCAGCAGCGTCTCGAACTCGCCAGAAAGTTCCTGCCGCACGATTTTGTCCGTGGCAGACCTGACGGCACCGTGCTGCGCATCCAGGGATCGCCCATGGAGAACGGCGGTTTCATTACGATTTACACTGACGTCACCAAGGAACATGAGCAGGAAAAAGCCCTGCAGATCGGCCGCGACCACCTGATGATTTCTTTGAAAGAACGGACAAGCGAACTCGAGGCGAACCGGGACTTGCTGCTCAATTCCATTAACGGGATCAAGGACGGTCTGTCCATTGCCGACCCGGATGGGAGGGTGATCCTTGCGAACAACAAGATGCGCGAGATCTACCCCGAACTGCCTAGGCTGCTGGCTAAGAACGCTCACGTGAGTGAGGTAATTCGTTCATTGTTTCCCGGCGATCCTCACTGGAGTCTCGACGAACTCGCCGATGACCAAAACATGTGGAGTGAACGCAAGTTTCCGGACGGCCGGTGGTACAGGGCAACGCGAACCCGGACGGACGACGGCGGTATGCTGTGTGTCTATTCGGATATCACCACCTACAAGGAACAGCAGTCCGTCCTTCAAAGCCATACTGACGAACTGGTCCGCCATCTCAGAAAAGAAAAAGAAGTCAATGAGATGCAGCGCGAATTCGTCTCGATGGCATCCCACGAGTTCAGAACGCCGCTGGCCATCATCGACAGCAATGCCCAACGGATGCTGCGCAAGGTGGAACGGTTGGAACCGGGAACCATCGTGGAACGGCTTGGGAACATCCGCGAGTCCGTCGAGCGGATGCAGTACCTCATCAACCGCTTCCTGAATTTTTCTCAATCGCAATCCGTGGGAATGGAAGTCGAAGTCGAGCCCGTGGCCCTGCGCGATCTGGTCAAAACGGTTTGCGGCAGGCAGCAGACCCTCGCAAGGATGCACAAGTTTCATGTCGATGTTGACTGGCTTCCCGAGCAGATGGAAGTCGATCGAAAGCTCATCGAACAAAGCATATCGAACCTCATATCGAACGCGGTCAAGTATTCCCCCGACAACTCGAGGATCTACGTAATCGGCTCGGAAATGGGAGACCATGCGGTCATCACGGTGCGCGACGAAGGCGTGGGGATTCCGTCCGACGAATTGCCGAACATCTTCAAGCGCTATTTCCGCGCCTCCACCTCCAGCGGCATCGCCGGCACGGGCATCGGCCTCAACATGACAAGAATGGTCGTGCAAAAGCATGGTGGCACTATCGAAGTTGACAGCGAAGTCGGCAAGGGAACGACAGTCACCGTGACCATCCCCAAAACACAGCAAAAAGTGAGAAAAATGCTGGCCGAGGCAAATTAA
- a CDS encoding lytic transglycosylase domain-containing protein: protein MSLSFTKLAGALCLFAYATTLTAPGALAAGVSSGSEPILHILDADRETELASVDSKSSGTGSKSTSSHDKYVKLIRKAADKHGVPLNIAKAVVQVESNFNPRARGSAGEVGLMQIKPATARGIGYRGSTKALYDPETNLEWGMKYLAGAHQRANGDLCGTILRYNAGHYAKRMNPISSRYCSKVKRLMASS, encoded by the coding sequence ATGTCATTGTCATTCACGAAACTGGCTGGGGCGCTGTGCCTTTTCGCCTATGCAACCACTCTGACCGCGCCGGGTGCTCTGGCAGCAGGTGTCAGTTCCGGATCCGAACCGATCCTCCACATCCTCGATGCCGACCGGGAGACCGAGCTTGCTTCGGTCGACTCCAAGTCGTCAGGCACGGGAAGCAAATCCACAAGCAGCCATGACAAATATGTCAAGCTCATTCGCAAGGCGGCCGACAAGCACGGCGTGCCGCTGAACATCGCGAAGGCGGTCGTCCAAGTGGAAAGCAATTTCAACCCGCGGGCCCGCGGCAGTGCAGGGGAAGTCGGCCTCATGCAAATCAAACCGGCGACCGCCCGGGGCATTGGCTATCGCGGTTCCACAAAGGCGCTGTATGACCCGGAGACCAACCTGGAGTGGGGCATGAAGTATCTCGCCGGTGCCCATCAACGGGCCAACGGTGATCTCTGCGGCACGATTTTGCGCTACAATGCCGGTCACTATGCAAAGCGCATGAACCCGATCAGCAGCCGCTATTGCAGCAAGGTCAAGCGCCTGATGGCATCCAGCTGA
- a CDS encoding N-acetylmuramoyl-L-alanine amidase: MSVATDTGVKARVHPSPNHGERAQGVPIDMVVLHYTGMPTAEAALKRLCDPRAEVSAHYLVDEDGSILQCVPEARRAWHAGRSFWKGETDINSRSIGIEIVNPGHEHGYRAFPEEQVDAVSRLVADVCRRHGIDPWMVLGHSDIAPERKQDPGELFPWIRLAEKNVGVYVEPFPIRSGLLMQEGDSGQPVEALQSMLALYGYDVAITGVFDRRTQLVVAAFQRHFRPQKVDGIADQSTIETLNALLRKLPNFS; the protein is encoded by the coding sequence ATGAGCGTCGCGACTGATACGGGAGTGAAAGCCAGGGTCCACCCGTCTCCAAATCACGGCGAACGCGCCCAGGGTGTGCCGATCGATATGGTGGTACTGCATTACACCGGTATGCCGACCGCCGAGGCGGCGCTGAAGAGGCTGTGCGACCCGCGCGCAGAGGTTTCCGCTCATTACCTGGTGGATGAGGATGGCAGCATCCTCCAGTGTGTGCCGGAGGCGCGGCGCGCCTGGCACGCGGGGCGGAGCTTCTGGAAGGGAGAAACCGATATCAATTCGCGGTCGATCGGCATCGAGATCGTCAATCCGGGCCATGAGCACGGCTACCGGGCGTTTCCTGAGGAGCAGGTCGATGCGGTCAGTCGGCTGGTGGCCGACGTTTGCCGCCGGCATGGCATTGATCCCTGGATGGTGCTTGGTCACTCCGATATCGCTCCCGAGCGGAAGCAGGACCCTGGCGAGCTGTTTCCATGGATCAGGCTGGCGGAAAAGAATGTCGGTGTCTACGTAGAACCTTTTCCCATCCGATCCGGTCTGCTCATGCAGGAGGGCGACAGCGGGCAACCGGTGGAAGCGCTGCAGTCAATGCTGGCTCTTTATGGATACGACGTTGCCATTACGGGTGTTTTCGACAGACGGACCCAACTTGTCGTCGCCGCCTTTCAGAGGCACTTTCGGCCTCAAAAGGTGGATGGTATTGCCGATCAGTCCACGATCGAGACCCTCAACGCTCTCCTGCGCAAACTGCCCAATTTTAGCTGA
- a CDS encoding pyridoxamine 5'-phosphate oxidase family protein: MSSSDKRQAADTPGHAKIRQMSRGSYDRDLAYEILDQGLVAHCGFIHEDRPMVIPMAYARVGDRVYIHGASTTRIITNNSAGVPASLTVTMIDGLVVARSAFHHSMNYRCAIVHGTARLVEDPSEQIEALAAITDHLLPGRWNECREMMTKEHKATGVLVLEIEHASTKIRTGGPVDDKEDLGTHVWAGTVPVVTALGQALAAADVPDGTPQPASIPAARRKFV; this comes from the coding sequence ATGTCCTCTTCGGACAAACGGCAGGCTGCAGATACGCCCGGCCACGCGAAAATCCGGCAGATGAGTCGCGGCAGCTATGACAGGGACCTGGCTTACGAGATCCTGGATCAGGGTCTGGTCGCGCACTGCGGCTTCATCCACGAAGACCGTCCGATGGTCATCCCAATGGCCTACGCACGGGTCGGGGACAGGGTCTACATTCACGGGGCGAGCACGACCCGCATCATCACGAACAACTCCGCAGGCGTTCCGGCCAGCCTGACCGTTACGATGATCGACGGTCTCGTTGTCGCCCGTTCGGCCTTCCATCATTCCATGAATTACCGTTGCGCAATCGTGCATGGCACCGCGCGGCTGGTGGAAGATCCCTCAGAACAGATCGAGGCGCTGGCCGCCATCACCGATCATCTTCTGCCCGGTCGCTGGAATGAATGCCGCGAGATGATGACGAAGGAGCACAAGGCCACCGGTGTACTGGTGCTGGAAATCGAGCACGCCAGCACGAAAATCCGCACCGGCGGTCCGGTGGACGACAAGGAAGACCTTGGAACACATGTCTGGGCCGGGACCGTGCCGGTGGTGACGGCTCTCGGCCAGGCTCTTGCCGCCGCCGATGTTCCCGACGGAACACCTCAGCCGGCTTCCATTCCTGCCGCCCGGCGCAAATTCGTCTGA
- a CDS encoding PLP-dependent aminotransferase family protein, which produces MNLDRSGQVPLTEQIYRGFRDAVRTGLLPSGTRLPSTRRLAAILKVARNTVSTAYELLQAEGITTVRAGAAPRITEGLRLEGAADACSGPVPGPALSARGEIMAANLRGRGWAFRHGALQPGAPALDCFPYEEWARCLRRAARLERTADLQYRNYAGVPVLKQRLASHLAAERGVRARPDQILVTGSMQASLFLISQVLTDPGDDVWLEEPGYLGARTAFHGAGLRIHPLPTDGEGADATRMSTRDGSPRLIYVTPSHHYPLGMRMPLARRMALLDTARSAGAIVLEDDYDSEFLFSGRPVAALHGLAEEGRVIYLGTFSKSLMPGLRIAYCVVPVTLVEPFTQLMRNVGCAANVQAQVALAQFMDCGAYQKHLKQIRHIYRERGEMLVEALRRRLGNRIRVELPTGNVQVALSFRERIDDVGLALAMQNFGFAVSPLSNCYSGEDRTSGLIIGFAGATAEQISQGVDILGDLLGQYAF; this is translated from the coding sequence TTGAACCTGGATCGGTCGGGCCAGGTGCCCTTGACCGAACAGATCTATCGCGGCTTTCGCGATGCGGTCCGGACCGGACTGCTACCGTCCGGCACGCGGCTGCCGTCGACGCGGCGTCTGGCTGCAATCCTGAAAGTGGCAAGGAACACGGTGTCTACCGCCTATGAGCTGCTGCAGGCGGAAGGCATCACCACCGTCAGGGCCGGCGCTGCGCCGAGGATAACGGAGGGCCTTCGCCTTGAGGGGGCGGCGGATGCTTGCTCGGGGCCGGTTCCCGGGCCGGCTCTTTCGGCTCGCGGTGAGATCATGGCGGCAAACCTGCGCGGCAGGGGGTGGGCCTTCCGGCACGGAGCGCTTCAGCCCGGCGCACCGGCTCTCGATTGCTTTCCATACGAGGAATGGGCCCGGTGCCTGCGCCGGGCTGCCCGCCTCGAGCGCACGGCCGACCTGCAATACCGCAATTATGCGGGCGTTCCGGTCCTGAAGCAGCGGCTCGCCAGCCACCTTGCAGCCGAACGCGGCGTGCGGGCCAGGCCGGACCAGATCCTGGTCACCGGTTCCATGCAGGCAAGCCTGTTTCTGATTTCTCAGGTACTCACCGACCCCGGAGACGATGTCTGGCTGGAGGAGCCGGGATATCTGGGGGCGCGCACAGCCTTCCATGGGGCCGGCCTGAGGATCCATCCGCTGCCCACCGACGGGGAAGGGGCGGACGCAACGAGGATGTCCACCCGGGACGGTTCCCCCAGACTCATCTATGTGACGCCGTCACATCACTATCCACTCGGCATGCGCATGCCGCTCGCACGGCGCATGGCTCTTCTCGACACGGCGCGCTCCGCCGGGGCGATTGTTCTGGAAGATGACTATGACAGCGAGTTTCTGTTCTCGGGCCGCCCGGTGGCGGCCCTCCACGGTCTTGCGGAGGAGGGCAGGGTCATCTACCTGGGCACCTTCTCAAAGAGCCTCATGCCGGGCCTGCGCATCGCCTATTGCGTTGTGCCTGTGACGCTTGTGGAGCCGTTCACTCAGCTCATGCGCAACGTGGGTTGCGCCGCCAACGTGCAGGCGCAGGTAGCGCTGGCACAGTTCATGGACTGTGGCGCCTACCAGAAGCACCTGAAGCAGATCCGTCATATCTACCGGGAAAGGGGCGAGATGCTGGTGGAGGCGTTGAGAAGACGCCTGGGCAATCGTATTCGGGTGGAGCTACCGACGGGAAATGTCCAGGTGGCTCTCAGTTTCCGCGAGCGGATCGACGATGTGGGGCTCGCCCTGGCCATGCAGAATTTCGGCTTCGCGGTGTCTCCGCTCAGCAACTGTTACTCCGGCGAAGACAGGACCTCCGGCCTGATCATCGGCTTCGCCGGAGCGACGGCCGAACAGATCTCTCAGGGGGTCGACATCCTGGGAGATCTTCTCGGGCAGTATGCGTTCTAG
- a CDS encoding peptidoglycan D,D-transpeptidase FtsI family protein, translating to MTMVSEPESFLQVRRAQPRIARGSVSSSAVKSRVYVAMLAFACVYAAIAGRLVLLAQMDEAPSTAWISAQDTVAASRPDLVDRNGEILATDIKTASLYAEPRRILDVDEAVEGLIRVLPQLDETVVRRRLDSGAGFAWLQREITPQQAERIHDLGLPGIGFLSENQRFYPGGPTAGHIVGSVNVDNQGLAGVEKYIDEEWLSDLQSLGFASDRSMEPVRLSVDLRVQHVVRDELAKAMERYRAIAAVGIVLDAKTGEVVAMSSLPDYDPNDRSQALEKDRLNRATGGVFEMGSVFKTFTTAMALDPGAVSINDSFDATRPIRAGGRTISDFHGKNRILSVPEIFIYSSNIGTAKMMLATGIDRQKEFLTRLHLTERLKTELPENAAPLLPPKWNELAAITISFGHGISVTPMQTAVAAAALVNGGTLLPPTFVPRDPGEVQAVGKQVISPETSRVMRYLFRLNVLSGSGRRADVPGYTVGGKTGTAEKIENGRYVSNKRRNSFLSAFPMDDPRYIVLVVLDEPKSEREGIGATAGLNTAPTVGAIIRRAAPMLGVMPRFGKGDEPIEISY from the coding sequence ATGACGATGGTAAGCGAACCGGAAAGCTTCCTTCAGGTGCGGCGTGCGCAGCCGAGGATCGCGCGAGGTTCCGTCTCCTCCAGTGCGGTCAAGTCCCGTGTCTATGTGGCCATGCTGGCCTTCGCCTGTGTCTATGCCGCAATCGCGGGCCGTCTGGTGCTGCTGGCACAGATGGACGAGGCGCCGTCGACAGCCTGGATTTCCGCCCAGGACACCGTCGCCGCGTCCCGTCCGGACCTGGTCGACCGGAACGGTGAAATCCTTGCGACCGACATCAAGACGGCTTCCCTTTATGCCGAACCGCGCCGCATCCTCGATGTGGATGAGGCGGTCGAGGGGCTGATCCGGGTCCTGCCGCAACTCGACGAGACCGTGGTGCGCCGCCGCCTTGACAGCGGTGCCGGCTTTGCCTGGCTGCAGCGGGAGATTACGCCGCAGCAAGCCGAGCGCATCCATGATCTCGGCCTGCCGGGCATCGGCTTTCTGTCGGAAAATCAACGCTTTTACCCCGGCGGACCGACCGCCGGCCACATCGTCGGCTCGGTGAATGTCGACAACCAGGGTCTTGCCGGGGTCGAAAAATACATAGACGAGGAGTGGCTTTCCGATCTCCAGTCGCTGGGTTTCGCCTCCGACCGGTCGATGGAGCCCGTGCGTCTTTCCGTCGACCTGCGCGTTCAGCATGTGGTGCGCGACGAATTGGCCAAGGCCATGGAGCGCTATCGCGCCATCGCAGCGGTGGGCATCGTTCTGGATGCCAAGACCGGCGAGGTGGTCGCCATGTCCTCCCTTCCGGATTACGATCCGAATGACCGCTCCCAGGCTCTGGAAAAGGACCGGCTGAACCGGGCAACCGGCGGCGTGTTCGAAATGGGTTCGGTGTTCAAGACCTTTACCACCGCCATGGCTCTGGATCCGGGAGCCGTTTCGATCAACGACAGCTTCGATGCGACGCGTCCGATCCGGGCGGGTGGACGGACGATCTCGGATTTCCACGGAAAAAACCGCATCCTCTCCGTACCGGAAATCTTCATCTATTCCTCCAACATCGGCACGGCAAAAATGATGCTGGCGACCGGTATCGACCGGCAAAAGGAGTTTCTCACCCGCCTGCATCTGACGGAGCGCCTGAAGACGGAGCTACCGGAAAACGCGGCGCCCTTGCTGCCACCGAAATGGAACGAACTGGCGGCGATCACGATCTCGTTCGGCCATGGTATTTCCGTCACCCCGATGCAGACGGCCGTTGCCGCAGCCGCGCTCGTGAATGGCGGGACGCTCCTGCCGCCGACCTTCGTGCCGCGTGACCCGGGCGAAGTGCAAGCCGTTGGCAAGCAAGTGATTTCCCCGGAGACCAGCCGCGTAATGCGCTACCTTTTCCGTTTGAACGTGCTCTCCGGCTCCGGCCGCCGCGCCGACGTGCCGGGTTACACGGTCGGCGGAAAGACGGGCACGGCCGAAAAGATCGAGAACGGACGCTACGTCAGCAACAAGCGCCGCAACTCGTTCCTGTCGGCCTTCCCGATGGACGATCCGCGCTACATCGTTCTGGTCGTACTGGATGAGCCGAAGTCCGAGCGCGAGGGTATCGGCGCGACGGCCGGCCTCAACACCGCGCCCACCGTTGGCGCGATCATCCGCCGCGCCGCACCGATGCTCGGTGTGATGCCGCGTTTCGGTAAAGGGGATGAACCAATCGAGATTTCCTATTAA
- a CDS encoding division/cell wall cluster transcriptional repressor MraZ: MAGFVSHFTNRLDAKGRVSIPAPFRAVLARDGFEGLYCIASPHCQAVDAGGNELLAEIEKRSDTVAKLSPDHDALAVALFGASENPKIDGDGRMTISDMIRDHAGITDQVTFVGMKYKFQIWEPEKFREYRAEAQRRALALLSGQAPAPSPGEPV, from the coding sequence ATGGCCGGCTTTGTTTCTCACTTTACCAACCGGCTGGATGCCAAGGGTCGTGTATCGATCCCGGCGCCCTTCCGTGCGGTGTTGGCGAGAGATGGATTTGAAGGTCTTTACTGCATTGCTTCTCCGCACTGTCAGGCGGTCGACGCCGGCGGGAACGAGTTGCTGGCCGAGATCGAAAAGCGCTCCGATACAGTTGCGAAGCTGTCGCCCGATCACGACGCTCTGGCAGTTGCTCTTTTTGGTGCCAGCGAAAATCCGAAAATCGACGGAGATGGCCGCATGACCATTTCCGACATGATCCGCGACCATGCCGGTATCACCGACCAGGTGACCTTCGTCGGCATGAAATACAAATTTCAGATCTGGGAGCCGGAAAAGTTCCGCGAGTACCGCGCAGAGGCCCAAAGGCGCGCGCTCGCGTTGCTGTCGGGGCAAGCCCCCGCACCCTCTCCAGGAGAGCCGGTATGA
- a CDS encoding response regulator: MSKTAKILCVEDEEMLLRDLKEELEDQDYEVLTAKNGQVALELLQTEKPDVIISDMMMPKMDGTAFLKHIRQSRPNLHDVPVIFLTAKATRDDLLEGKRLGVDDYLTKPVDYDLLLATVEASLAQVLRVRKQNQQKLRRIYSALQKQRASSEDLRVTFIAQKPSSVQPILNALNDLGCVVTVISEDQLVKRSFTLKDTDIVFIVYSKIVHYYLKYVTEGIGRDWKGVSVLLAPPKLSEEQRECIRDAGIDDTIEYPYPPIQVFKLLMKRMRV, encoded by the coding sequence ATGTCCAAGACTGCAAAGATATTGTGCGTGGAAGATGAAGAGATGCTTCTTCGGGACTTGAAGGAGGAACTCGAAGACCAGGATTACGAAGTCCTGACGGCCAAGAACGGACAGGTGGCTCTTGAACTCCTGCAAACCGAAAAGCCGGATGTCATCATCAGCGACATGATGATGCCGAAAATGGACGGGACCGCGTTCTTGAAACACATCCGCCAGAGCCGGCCGAACCTGCATGACGTTCCCGTCATCTTTCTGACGGCAAAGGCAACCCGGGACGACCTGCTGGAAGGCAAGCGGCTCGGCGTCGACGATTACCTCACAAAACCTGTCGACTACGACCTGCTCCTGGCAACGGTCGAAGCAAGTCTTGCACAAGTTCTCCGCGTTCGAAAACAGAACCAGCAAAAGCTTCGGCGCATTTACAGCGCCCTGCAAAAGCAGAGAGCGTCATCGGAAGATCTGCGCGTTACGTTCATTGCCCAGAAACCGTCATCCGTGCAACCGATACTGAATGCCCTTAACGATCTCGGTTGCGTCGTGACGGTTATTTCAGAAGATCAGCTGGTAAAGCGCAGCTTCACGCTCAAGGACACGGACATCGTTTTCATCGTCTACAGCAAGATCGTCCATTACTATCTGAAATACGTGACCGAAGGCATCGGCCGGGACTGGAAGGGAGTTTCGGTCCTTCTGGCCCCTCCCAAACTGTCCGAAGAACAACGCGAATGTATCCGGGACGCAGGGATCGACGACACGATCGAGTACCCCTACCCTCCCATTCAGGTGTTCAAGCTGCTCATGAAACGCATGCGGGTCTAG
- the rsmH gene encoding 16S rRNA (cytosine(1402)-N(4))-methyltransferase RsmH — translation MMALGDKENPPAAGGPERHVPVLLSEVLQWLDPQPEEVFIDGTFGAGGYSRALLERGARVIGIDRDPDAIAGGQSLVKEAEGRLILVEGRFADLDAHASANDFDGVNGVVLDLGVSSMQLDEAGRGFSFLRDGPLDMRMEQAGPSAADVVNELPVKDLIRIIGLLGEEKRATTVAHAIDAARKEKPFSRTVELAGLIEKVLGRSPKKAQIHPATRTFQALRIYVNGELHQAAEALGAAERILKPGGRLVLVSFHSLEDRIVKRFFQDRTRTRGGGSRHLPEEEVPPATFELLTRKAVEAGAGETDINPRARSAKLRAGRRTDAQARDLDIHAAGVPRLAEFHGLGG, via the coding sequence ATGATGGCGCTTGGCGACAAGGAGAACCCTCCTGCCGCTGGCGGACCCGAGCGCCATGTGCCGGTTCTCCTGTCGGAGGTCCTGCAGTGGCTCGACCCGCAGCCGGAGGAAGTGTTCATCGACGGTACGTTCGGCGCCGGCGGCTATTCCCGCGCGCTCCTCGAACGGGGCGCCCGGGTCATCGGCATCGACCGGGATCCGGACGCGATCGCCGGTGGTCAGTCACTGGTGAAGGAAGCCGAAGGTCGGCTTATCCTCGTCGAAGGACGATTTGCCGATCTGGACGCGCATGCGTCCGCCAACGACTTTGACGGTGTCAATGGCGTCGTTCTCGATCTCGGCGTCTCTTCGATGCAGCTTGATGAGGCGGGTCGCGGCTTTTCCTTCCTGCGCGACGGTCCGCTGGACATGCGTATGGAACAGGCGGGTCCTTCGGCTGCAGACGTGGTGAACGAACTTCCCGTCAAGGATCTCATCCGTATCATCGGCCTGCTGGGCGAGGAGAAGAGGGCCACCACCGTCGCCCATGCGATCGATGCCGCGCGCAAGGAAAAGCCGTTTTCGCGCACGGTGGAACTTGCCGGCCTGATCGAGAAGGTGCTCGGCCGTTCCCCGAAAAAGGCGCAGATTCATCCGGCAACCCGGACGTTTCAGGCGCTCAGGATCTATGTGAACGGCGAGTTGCACCAGGCTGCCGAAGCTCTCGGCGCTGCCGAACGCATTCTGAAGCCGGGCGGACGCCTGGTCCTTGTGAGCTTTCATTCCCTGGAAGACCGGATCGTAAAGCGGTTTTTCCAGGACCGGACCCGGACCAGAGGCGGCGGGTCCCGCCATCTGCCGGAGGAGGAAGTGCCTCCCGCAACTTTTGAACTGCTGACGCGCAAGGCGGTGGAGGCGGGCGCAGGTGAGACCGACATCAACCCGCGCGCCCGTTCCGCAAAGCTCAGGGCGGGCCGGCGGACAGACGCGCAAGCGCGTGACCTGGACATTCATGCCGCAGGCGTTCCTCGTCTGGCGGAATTTCATGGCTTAGGGGGCTAA
- the ftsL gene encoding cell division protein FtsL, whose amino-acid sequence MVRTLNILFILAVVIGAATVYDMKLAATKSAERVADLRRQIDEERDAIRMLKAEWSLLNQPDRLQTLVERYNEYLQLKPLDVKQIVTPEDIPARPVMLEPIGGAQMGGYAGSSAVIR is encoded by the coding sequence ATGGTTCGAACGCTGAACATCCTGTTCATTCTGGCGGTCGTGATCGGCGCGGCGACTGTTTATGACATGAAGCTGGCAGCAACGAAATCGGCGGAAAGAGTTGCCGACCTTCGTCGTCAGATCGACGAGGAGCGCGACGCAATCAGGATGCTGAAGGCGGAGTGGAGCCTTCTGAACCAGCCGGACCGTCTGCAGACCCTGGTTGAGCGCTACAACGAATACCTGCAATTGAAACCGCTCGATGTGAAGCAGATCGTCACGCCGGAAGATATTCCGGCGCGCCCGGTCATGCTCGAACCGATCGGTGGCGCGCAGATGGGCGGCTATGCCGGCTCGTCGGCGGTGATCCGGTGA